Proteins from one Paenibacillus amylolyticus genomic window:
- a CDS encoding AraC family transcriptional regulator produces the protein MFREVYGIAPRKFLSETLLNEAQRLLKQTDLNIDHIAMMLGYKTNAHFSRQFKRWTGIAPSEFRSHSKQNGESTHSEDYT, from the coding sequence ATATTTCGGGAGGTATACGGTATCGCTCCGCGCAAGTTTCTATCGGAAACCCTTCTGAACGAAGCACAACGTTTGTTAAAACAAACGGACCTGAACATAGACCATATTGCGATGATGCTGGGGTATAAGACCAATGCGCATTTCAGCCGCCAGTTCAAGCGGTGGACAGGCATCGCGCCAAGTGAATTCCGCAGTCATTCGAAGCAGAATGGTGAATCCACGCATTCAGAGGACTATACTTAA
- a CDS encoding AraC family transcriptional regulator: MNAIFYVEYDAAHNHSFVFDIPEGHDCWLLVVTQTPTQFWVGGKWIDYPPHCAVLYPPHQKIYYRSCTEQYVNDWIRFESDEMYVTETALPKGEPFPLDDPEFCHKLFQLLVAEHSFQKNYRESSIDYLLRTLFNKLLESCVQENIGPQHYPLMKLRTEIHNNPSHPWTVAAMAQTMNISPGYLQFVYKNSFGVSCMDDVIHSRIRLAKEYLRHHQYTVAEIADRCGYRNVEHFCRQFKQMTGVSPRRFIQ, translated from the coding sequence ATGAATGCTATTTTTTACGTTGAATATGATGCTGCCCATAACCATTCGTTTGTGTTTGATATTCCTGAAGGCCATGATTGCTGGCTGTTAGTTGTTACACAGACTCCGACACAGTTCTGGGTGGGCGGAAAATGGATAGATTATCCACCTCATTGTGCCGTTCTATATCCACCTCATCAGAAAATATATTACCGCTCTTGTACGGAGCAATATGTGAACGATTGGATTCGTTTTGAAAGTGATGAGATGTATGTAACGGAAACTGCCTTACCGAAGGGCGAACCATTTCCATTAGATGATCCTGAATTTTGTCACAAGCTGTTTCAATTGCTTGTTGCTGAGCATTCTTTTCAGAAAAACTACCGAGAATCATCGATAGATTATTTACTTCGAACGCTGTTCAACAAACTGTTGGAGTCTTGCGTTCAAGAGAATATTGGCCCGCAGCATTATCCTCTGATGAAGCTTCGAACAGAGATTCACAATAATCCGAGTCACCCATGGACAGTCGCTGCCATGGCCCAAACCATGAATATTAGTCCGGGGTACTTACAGTTTGTATATAAGAACTCCTTTGGGGTGTCGTGTATGGATGATGTAATCCATAGCCGAATTCGGTTAGCTAAAGAGTACCTCAGACATCATCAATATACGGTTGCAGAGATCGCCGACAGGTGCGGGTATCGTAATGTTGAGCATTTTTGCAGGCAATTCAAACAAATGACGGGTGTATCACCTAGACGATTCATACAATAG
- a CDS encoding metalloregulator ArsR/SmtB family transcription factor, which produces MNTPAFDSNNIKQFDEPANLLKALAHPIRLCIVRGLMKKKKCNVSYMQECLDLPQSTVSQHLQKLRSAGIVATERNGLEVNYVLADQRVEQIIKILFEKDDCES; this is translated from the coding sequence TTGAACACTCCCGCTTTTGACAGCAATAATATTAAACAGTTCGATGAACCTGCTAATTTGCTGAAAGCCTTGGCTCACCCCATCCGTTTATGTATTGTGCGGGGATTGATGAAGAAGAAGAAATGTAATGTTTCATATATGCAGGAATGTCTGGATCTTCCTCAATCCACCGTGTCTCAGCATCTACAGAAGCTTCGTAGTGCAGGTATTGTGGCTACCGAGCGGAATGGTCTTGAAGTGAACTATGTGCTTGCCGATCAACGGGTGGAACAGATTATCAAAATTTTGTTTGAAAAGGATGATTGTGAATCATGA
- a CDS encoding family 43 glycosylhydrolase has protein sequence MRDPFLIRSVKENKFYLIATDLRIANGKGWTHAVNAGSRDVIIRESSNLVDWSSPLNVTLGVEEAGCVWAPEAVYDEITNEFLVFWASATQEPHENERKQKIYSARTKDFRTFSASEKYIERDNHIIDTTILPAAGSYYRYSKDETTKNIRVEKGDSLHKDAFVTLQAPVLEALAGVEGPQIFKFNDREEWCLIVDRFAEGKGYLPLLTTDLTSGEFRIVPDGDFDMGTTQKRHGSVLPITTAECNSLLAAFGDGHQVLPGQYADPDVAKFEDRYYMYPTTDGFEGWSGTQFKVFSSSDLKHWQDEGVILDLGTEDVPWATGNAWAPAIASRNGKYYFYFCGKMLDGESAIGVAVADTPKGPFLAESQPLITMEQLKRLGITMGQAIDPSIYIEDDGRPYLLFGNGHAAIVELGEDMISVVEDTMSNLAGLHDFREAVTVLKQDGIYHFTWSCDDTGSEDYHVNYGTAEQLYGPVTYRYPILSKNVEKDMLGTGHHCIFKDSDSGQYWIAYHRFVTPLSRFSSGKGYHREICMDPLQFDKDGLLEPVVL, from the coding sequence GTGAGGGACCCGTTTCTGATTCGTTCCGTCAAGGAAAATAAATTTTATCTGATTGCTACGGATCTCCGGATCGCAAATGGTAAAGGGTGGACTCATGCCGTTAATGCCGGGAGCCGAGACGTAATCATACGGGAATCCAGCAATCTGGTGGACTGGTCATCTCCTTTGAATGTTACACTGGGTGTTGAGGAGGCTGGATGTGTCTGGGCACCGGAAGCTGTGTATGATGAAATAACAAATGAGTTTCTTGTATTCTGGGCTTCTGCGACTCAAGAACCTCACGAGAATGAACGAAAGCAAAAAATATACAGCGCTCGTACCAAAGACTTTCGTACGTTCTCGGCATCGGAAAAATACATTGAGCGGGACAATCATATTATTGATACAACGATTCTTCCAGCGGCGGGCTCTTACTATCGATACTCCAAGGATGAAACAACCAAAAACATACGAGTAGAAAAAGGAGACTCTCTCCACAAAGACGCGTTCGTTACGCTGCAAGCGCCGGTACTGGAGGCATTGGCAGGAGTGGAGGGACCTCAAATCTTTAAGTTCAATGACCGGGAGGAATGGTGCCTGATTGTTGATCGATTTGCTGAAGGCAAGGGTTATCTTCCTCTCCTGACTACAGATCTGACAAGCGGAGAATTCCGAATCGTCCCTGATGGTGATTTCGATATGGGAACAACTCAAAAGCGGCATGGAAGCGTCCTGCCAATCACAACTGCCGAGTGCAACAGCCTTCTCGCGGCTTTTGGGGATGGTCATCAGGTGCTTCCCGGACAATATGCTGATCCTGATGTCGCGAAGTTTGAGGATCGTTACTACATGTATCCGACAACAGATGGCTTCGAGGGGTGGTCGGGCACCCAGTTCAAGGTGTTTTCTTCTTCAGACCTGAAGCATTGGCAGGACGAAGGCGTAATCCTTGATCTGGGAACGGAGGATGTCCCTTGGGCAACCGGTAATGCCTGGGCACCGGCAATTGCCAGCCGGAACGGAAAGTACTATTTTTATTTCTGTGGCAAAATGCTGGACGGCGAGAGTGCCATTGGTGTTGCTGTAGCCGATACACCGAAGGGTCCATTCCTGGCTGAGTCACAGCCTTTAATCACAATGGAGCAGTTGAAACGTCTGGGCATCACCATGGGCCAAGCGATTGATCCCTCCATCTATATCGAGGATGACGGAAGACCGTATCTGTTATTTGGCAATGGACATGCTGCCATTGTGGAGCTTGGTGAAGACATGATCAGTGTAGTGGAGGACACAATGAGCAATCTGGCGGGCTTGCATGATTTTCGTGAGGCAGTAACGGTGTTAAAGCAGGATGGAATATACCATTTTACGTGGTCCTGTGATGATACAGGCAGCGAAGACTACCATGTGAATTACGGTACGGCAGAGCAGCTATATGGTCCTGTTACATATCGATACCCGATTCTAAGCAAAAATGTCGAGAAGGATATGCTGGGCACAGGTCATCACTGTATATTTAAGGATTCTGACTCGGGTCAATACTGGATTGCCTATCACCGTTTTGTCACACCACTATCCAGATTTTCCTCTGGAAAGGGTTATCACCGTGAAATATGTATGGACCCGCTTCAGTTTGATAAGGACGGACTGCTTGAGCCTGTAGTACTCTAA
- a CDS encoding alkaline phosphatase produces MVKLSKKVLPAVALTLAVSASSLLSAGQASAVQAVSVEKKQIKNIIFLIGDGMGTSYTSAYRYMKDDPSTKGMDKTVFDPYLVGAQMTYPDDDKQNVTDSASAATAMSAGVKTYNAAIAVDPEQKEVKTVLEQAKENGKATGLVATSEITHATPAAFGAHDISRKNMDAIADDYYDELINGKHKVDVLLGGGKSNFVREGRDLTKEFQNAGYSYVTDRSSLLADKNQQVLGLFADGGLDKMIDRTASTPSLAEMTNTAIDRLSSNDKGFFLMVEGSQIDWAGHDNDIVGAMSEMDDFAAAFQAAIDFAKKDGETLVVATADHSTGGLTLGKDGEYNFFVDPIKAALRTPDFMAAQIVKGASVEETLKSYLKLDLKPEEIQSVKEAAKSADVTKIDNAIEAIIDNRSFTGWTTGGHTGEDVPVYAYGPASHRFAGLIDNTDNAKIIFDILSKHQ; encoded by the coding sequence ATTGTGAAATTATCCAAAAAAGTATTACCGGCGGTAGCGCTGACTCTGGCTGTATCGGCTTCTAGTCTCTTGTCTGCGGGACAAGCAAGTGCCGTTCAGGCTGTAAGTGTGGAGAAAAAACAAATCAAGAACATCATCTTCCTCATTGGGGATGGCATGGGCACCTCATACACTTCCGCCTACCGTTATATGAAAGATGATCCTTCGACAAAGGGCATGGACAAAACCGTATTTGACCCTTATCTGGTTGGGGCACAAATGACCTATCCGGATGATGATAAACAAAATGTGACGGATTCCGCTTCTGCAGCAACGGCCATGTCGGCAGGTGTAAAAACCTATAATGCAGCCATTGCGGTTGACCCTGAACAGAAGGAAGTCAAAACTGTACTTGAGCAGGCCAAAGAAAACGGCAAGGCCACCGGACTCGTGGCTACATCGGAAATTACTCATGCCACACCAGCTGCATTCGGTGCCCATGATATCAGTCGTAAAAATATGGATGCGATTGCGGACGATTATTATGATGAGTTGATTAATGGCAAGCATAAAGTGGATGTACTTCTGGGTGGAGGGAAATCCAATTTTGTACGCGAGGGTCGTGACCTGACGAAGGAGTTCCAGAATGCGGGATACAGCTATGTCACGGATCGTTCCTCTCTTCTTGCGGATAAGAATCAACAAGTTCTTGGACTGTTTGCCGATGGAGGATTGGACAAGATGATCGATCGTACTGCTTCAACGCCATCACTGGCTGAGATGACCAATACAGCGATTGATCGCCTCAGTTCGAACGATAAAGGGTTCTTCCTGATGGTCGAAGGCAGCCAGATTGACTGGGCAGGACATGATAATGATATCGTTGGCGCGATGAGTGAAATGGATGATTTCGCAGCCGCGTTTCAGGCCGCGATTGATTTTGCCAAAAAAGATGGTGAAACACTTGTCGTAGCTACTGCCGACCACTCCACGGGTGGACTGACCCTTGGAAAAGACGGGGAATACAACTTCTTTGTAGACCCGATCAAAGCTGCACTGCGGACGCCAGACTTCATGGCAGCACAAATTGTGAAAGGTGCTTCGGTTGAAGAAACACTGAAGAGTTATCTGAAATTGGATTTGAAGCCGGAAGAAATTCAATCGGTGAAAGAAGCAGCCAAAAGTGCAGATGTAACGAAAATTGATAATGCGATTGAAGCAATTATTGATAATCGTTCGTTTACGGGCTGGACGACAGGTGGACATACGGGTGAAGATGTTCCGGTCTATGCCTACGGTCCGGCGAGTCATCGCTTCGCCGGTTTGATCGACAACACAGACAATGCCAAGATCATATTTGATATTCTCAGCAAACACCAATAA
- a CDS encoding ferritin-like domain-containing protein, with protein sequence MYVTYPYGYRYTFTPVWATSPAEALELIKTAVQGERNDEMFYDSLIKLAPDANQAAMITSIRNDERGHNQMFRQMYKDLTGQEISGGSSEPAETVTSYLGGLQKAFQGELEAVEKYRKIWFGLPYGIYKDTVWGIILDEQKHADKYNNLITYNLPR encoded by the coding sequence ATGTATGTGACATATCCGTATGGTTATAGGTACACTTTTACACCGGTATGGGCAACATCACCAGCCGAAGCACTGGAATTAATCAAAACGGCTGTGCAGGGAGAACGAAATGATGAGATGTTTTATGACTCATTAATTAAGTTGGCACCTGATGCCAACCAGGCAGCCATGATCACGAGCATTCGCAATGATGAACGCGGCCATAATCAGATGTTCCGACAAATGTACAAGGATCTGACCGGACAGGAGATTTCGGGCGGAAGCAGTGAACCGGCTGAGACCGTCACTTCTTATCTAGGCGGACTGCAAAAGGCGTTTCAGGGTGAATTGGAAGCCGTCGAAAAGTATAGAAAAATATGGTTCGGTCTTCCTTATGGCATATATAAAGACACGGTGTGGGGAATCATCCTGGACGAACAGAAGCATGCGGATAAATACAACAATCTGATTACCTACAATTTGCCTAGATAG
- a CDS encoding class I SAM-dependent methyltransferase, which produces MNNRERFSSRVDSYLKYRPSYPNEAIDYLYDVVGLRANSTISDIGSGTGIISKLLLERGSYVVAVEPNQAMRKAAEQMLENDPKFQSISGSAESTELPDQSVDFIVCAQAFHWFDRSAAQIEFRRILRPGGRVILIWNSRLTKGTPFREEYNKLLHTYGTDYDKVNHKNISQAILLSFFKEGSMHEMRFRMSQEFDFEGLKGRLLSSSYSPVPGHPNYDPMMTELQNLFNKNNQKGIVEFDYETEIFWGEV; this is translated from the coding sequence ATGAACAATAGAGAACGGTTTTCGAGTCGGGTCGATTCGTATTTGAAATACCGCCCGAGCTATCCCAATGAGGCTATTGACTATTTGTACGACGTCGTCGGTTTACGTGCGAACAGTACTATATCAGACATCGGTTCAGGTACTGGGATCATCTCAAAACTACTTCTGGAACGCGGAAGCTATGTAGTTGCGGTCGAGCCAAATCAGGCCATGCGAAAAGCCGCCGAGCAAATGTTAGAAAATGATCCGAAATTTCAGAGTATATCAGGTTCTGCAGAATCTACTGAATTACCTGATCAGTCAGTTGATTTTATTGTCTGCGCTCAGGCATTTCACTGGTTCGATCGTTCCGCAGCCCAAATCGAATTTCGTAGAATTCTAAGGCCAGGCGGGAGAGTAATACTCATCTGGAATTCTCGTCTTACTAAGGGTACTCCGTTTCGTGAAGAGTACAATAAACTTCTCCATACTTATGGAACCGACTACGATAAAGTCAATCACAAAAATATTTCTCAGGCGATATTGCTATCTTTTTTCAAGGAAGGTTCTATGCATGAAATGCGATTCAGAATGAGTCAGGAGTTCGATTTTGAGGGATTGAAAGGTCGGTTGTTATCATCTTCTTACAGCCCTGTACCCGGGCATCCGAATTACGATCCGATGATGACAGAACTGCAAAATCTATTTAATAAAAATAATCAAAAGGGTATTGTTGAATTTGATTATGAAACCGAAATTTTTTGGGGAGAAGTATAG
- a CDS encoding stalk domain-containing protein has translation MNSNKMEQDGKTYLAGQPMAVKNGVSYVAIRALVDRVGYGVKYDNKTKETIIISGEDELRFKTNSKEYTVNGETRTMKGPAYQQKNTFMVPLTSITQALNITYKVNQSAKTVVLNLNTKPVASFTIAQKEIFAGDPVDYVTSNRSPNGMAIVDERWTGRQDSFDQAGTYTISYEVQDSNGQWSDPYSITIEVLTPNLPPVAMFATDKEEYKMGEKITYTDQSTDDENNIVKAVWENNSLAFFEPGPKTVTLTVTDNHGATNSYSKVITINNETLYSFTDFNLLFTPVGQKFTFNGGEVTTMEKVPYTYMDEPSLLIRSNSPETVNTEGIVYKESSSGQTRFMIHHVNNTGKRVKMYVIATNNNPNPAVFEQQNMGFAGPTPYATVAGKLSIDKWFKSIQTGADQKKEYLQPGESKLILTELNKIPMKEGQVISLYSDAYSDYSLDYNVILVEENKDPFEALPLLPVLDRDGVHNRGRTRTQLASSSTMSTWESNRPVCHLVTIQAIPIW, from the coding sequence ATGAATAGCAACAAAATGGAGCAGGATGGAAAAACGTATCTTGCTGGCCAACCCATGGCTGTCAAAAACGGTGTATCCTATGTTGCAATCCGTGCACTGGTTGACCGTGTGGGATACGGGGTTAAATACGACAACAAAACCAAAGAAACGATCATCATTAGTGGCGAGGATGAACTCCGTTTCAAGACGAACAGCAAAGAATATACGGTAAATGGTGAGACCAGAACGATGAAAGGCCCTGCATATCAGCAAAAAAATACCTTTATGGTGCCGTTAACTTCCATTACTCAAGCCCTGAACATCACCTATAAAGTGAATCAATCGGCCAAAACGGTTGTGCTGAATCTGAATACGAAACCTGTTGCAAGTTTCACCATTGCCCAAAAGGAAATCTTCGCAGGTGATCCAGTGGACTACGTGACTTCTAACCGTTCCCCCAATGGAATGGCTATCGTTGACGAACGCTGGACAGGTCGCCAGGATTCATTTGACCAAGCAGGTACATATACGATTTCATATGAAGTACAGGATTCCAACGGCCAATGGAGTGATCCTTATTCCATTACCATTGAAGTATTGACTCCTAATCTTCCTCCTGTAGCCATGTTCGCTACGGATAAAGAAGAATATAAAATGGGTGAAAAAATAACATACACAGACCAAAGCACTGATGATGAAAATAATATTGTCAAAGCCGTATGGGAGAACAATTCACTTGCGTTCTTTGAACCGGGTCCAAAAACAGTGACACTTACGGTTACGGATAATCACGGGGCTACGAACTCATACTCCAAAGTCATTACCATAAACAATGAGACATTATATTCATTTACCGACTTCAACTTACTCTTCACGCCGGTAGGACAGAAATTTACCTTTAACGGCGGCGAAGTGACTACGATGGAGAAAGTGCCTTACACGTACATGGATGAGCCAAGTTTGCTGATCCGCAGTAACAGTCCGGAAACCGTGAATACGGAAGGCATCGTGTATAAAGAATCATCTTCGGGACAGACCCGCTTCATGATTCACCATGTGAACAATACAGGCAAAAGAGTAAAAATGTATGTGATTGCAACCAATAACAATCCGAATCCGGCTGTATTCGAACAACAGAATATGGGTTTTGCCGGACCTACACCGTATGCTACCGTAGCCGGGAAACTGTCTATTGATAAATGGTTCAAATCCATTCAGACAGGAGCGGATCAAAAGAAAGAGTACCTTCAACCCGGGGAGAGCAAATTGATCTTGACTGAACTTAATAAAATACCGATGAAGGAAGGACAAGTCATCTCTCTCTATTCGGATGCATATAGTGATTATTCCTTGGACTATAACGTGATCCTGGTGGAAGAAAATAAAGATCCGTTCGAAGCCTTGCCATTGCTTCCCGTGCTTGATCGTGACGGAGTACACAACCGGGGACGTACCCGAACGCAACTCGCATCATCAAGTACGATGAGCACGTGGGAATCAAACCGGCCCGTCTGCCACTTGGTGACAATTCAAGCGATCCCAATCTGGTAG
- a CDS encoding spore germination protein: MSHFIKRWIYDPTNQAFSELNLNISYVEQSLFHTDDLKRHSLLLHGVQCALLYIDSLVDQEIIQTHVLTALNDQSHSEIYPSFTTLESRKETNLQHGIDSIIQGKCLYIINGCPEFYILSTEKMYVRSTTEPENEGVIRGPHNGFIEQLSVNLNLLRRQIISPSLIVRYFIVGEKTHTKIAVVYLQDLATPELVEEVKARVTSISTDMMLAPGFIEEFIEDNPFSLFPQQLSTERPDRVIANLMEGRVAILAEGSPSALIAPVTFFAFYQSPDDYHGRWIVSSFLRLIRMMSFIIAFTLPAVYIATISFHSAILPIELAHTIKKSLENIPFPALVEAMLLELIFEVLREAGVRLPSRVGQTIGIVGGLVIGDAIVRAGLVSYTMIIVVSLTAISSFLVPSHEMSSAVRILRFPMMIGAALFGYIGIAFGLVILTIHLCKLENFGSPYFAPVAPFRLADMKDVWIRFPIWALRGRPHDARPQRLSQQKFSRSWKKRE; the protein is encoded by the coding sequence ATGTCGCATTTCATAAAGAGGTGGATATATGACCCAACCAATCAGGCATTCTCTGAATTAAACTTGAATATTTCCTATGTAGAGCAGTCCCTTTTTCATACTGACGATTTAAAAAGACATTCGCTTCTACTCCATGGTGTACAGTGTGCGCTTCTCTATATCGATTCACTTGTAGATCAGGAGATCATTCAAACACATGTCTTGACTGCATTAAATGATCAATCTCATTCGGAAATCTATCCGTCGTTCACGACATTAGAAAGTCGAAAAGAAACGAATCTGCAACATGGAATAGATTCAATCATTCAAGGTAAATGTCTATACATAATTAATGGATGCCCGGAATTTTACATTCTTTCTACCGAGAAGATGTATGTCCGCAGTACAACCGAACCCGAAAACGAAGGTGTTATTCGAGGGCCGCACAATGGATTCATCGAGCAGCTTTCCGTTAATTTGAATCTGCTCCGCAGGCAGATTATTAGTCCATCGTTAATCGTTCGATATTTTATCGTTGGCGAGAAGACCCATACGAAGATTGCAGTCGTATACCTTCAGGATTTGGCTACTCCTGAGTTAGTGGAAGAGGTGAAAGCGCGAGTCACATCCATATCCACAGATATGATGCTCGCTCCAGGCTTTATCGAAGAGTTTATAGAGGATAACCCGTTTTCTCTGTTTCCCCAGCAACTCAGCACAGAAAGACCTGACCGGGTTATTGCCAATTTGATGGAAGGGCGTGTTGCTATTCTTGCCGAAGGCAGTCCTTCAGCGCTTATCGCTCCGGTTACTTTTTTTGCTTTTTATCAAAGTCCGGATGATTATCACGGTCGCTGGATTGTCAGTTCCTTTTTACGGTTAATTCGCATGATGAGTTTTATCATTGCATTTACATTACCTGCTGTTTATATTGCGACCATCTCCTTTCACTCCGCTATTTTACCGATCGAGCTGGCACACACAATCAAAAAATCATTGGAGAACATCCCTTTTCCTGCACTCGTAGAGGCCATGTTGCTTGAATTGATCTTTGAAGTATTGAGAGAAGCAGGGGTCCGACTTCCAAGCCGAGTGGGCCAGACCATCGGCATCGTTGGCGGTTTGGTTATCGGAGATGCTATCGTTCGTGCAGGGCTGGTATCCTACACCATGATTATTGTGGTATCCCTAACGGCTATCTCGTCATTTTTGGTACCTTCGCATGAGATGAGCTCAGCAGTACGTATTCTCCGCTTTCCAATGATGATTGGAGCGGCGCTTTTTGGATATATCGGCATCGCATTTGGTCTGGTGATTCTAACCATTCATCTATGCAAGCTGGAGAACTTTGGATCGCCTTATTTTGCTCCAGTGGCCCCTTTCCGATTAGCTGACATGAAGGATGTATGGATTCGATTTCCGATCTGGGCGCTTCGCGGGCGTCCTCATGATGCCCGTCCGCAGCGGTTGAGTCAGCAGAAGTTCTCTAGGAGTTGGAAAAAACGTGAATAA
- a CDS encoding GerAB/ArcD/ProY family transporter produces the protein MNKETTITRGQLFLLIMKFEIGVDILSLPYRIHLLSKGGGWISVFLGGFLIQLVILLGWLLMRRFPSSSIYDIVTLITGKWMGKFLTIAYVGYFLLMGTSVLVNAYGVINRWMLQDTPRWAILALFVQQHLSGSAKITNHCPSTCTHLLLVLPMMVLISYGLKEINLLYLLPLTEAGWSNIISGSTETLMAMFGFEFFLVVFPMVEGNSGGKLKSVASASALVVLLYAFTVFICSTAFSPQQLDLMPEPVIYLLRSIPLGTMDRADFLFLPIWLISIFGAICGYYYTASYGISYLFQQKHHKQAVPYVVLASCVIAYLPQQQEKLELISTIANRSAYFFLMILPLLLLVLSYIMKRKEKMI, from the coding sequence GTGAATAAGGAAACTACAATTACTCGGGGACAATTGTTCTTGCTTATTATGAAATTTGAGATCGGTGTAGATATTTTGTCCCTCCCTTACCGTATACACCTGCTCTCTAAAGGCGGTGGGTGGATCTCAGTTTTCCTCGGAGGGTTCCTGATTCAACTGGTCATCCTGTTGGGCTGGCTTTTGATGCGAAGATTCCCGAGTTCGTCCATTTATGACATTGTCACGCTGATTACGGGTAAATGGATGGGCAAGTTTTTGACCATCGCCTACGTTGGATATTTCCTGTTAATGGGCACTTCCGTTCTGGTGAACGCCTACGGTGTAATTAACCGTTGGATGCTGCAGGATACGCCCAGGTGGGCTATTCTAGCCCTTTTTGTTCAGCAGCATCTATCTGGTTCGGCAAAAATTACGAATCATTGCCCGAGTACTTGTACTCATCTCCTTTTGGTCTTGCCCATGATGGTATTAATCAGTTACGGACTCAAGGAGATCAATCTGTTATATCTTTTACCTTTAACCGAAGCTGGATGGTCCAATATCATTAGCGGTTCAACTGAAACATTAATGGCCATGTTTGGATTCGAGTTTTTTCTCGTTGTGTTTCCCATGGTTGAAGGTAACAGCGGCGGTAAACTTAAGTCCGTAGCTTCTGCAAGTGCTTTAGTTGTGTTGTTGTATGCATTTACGGTGTTCATTTGTTCAACGGCTTTTAGTCCGCAGCAACTTGACTTAATGCCAGAACCTGTTATTTACTTGCTCCGTTCGATCCCTCTCGGGACAATGGATCGGGCTGATTTCCTGTTCCTCCCCATCTGGTTAATTTCAATTTTTGGAGCCATATGTGGCTACTACTATACAGCATCCTATGGTATAAGTTACCTCTTCCAACAAAAACACCATAAACAAGCCGTGCCTTATGTCGTACTTGCTTCTTGCGTAATTGCCTATCTGCCACAACAGCAGGAAAAACTTGAATTGATTAGTACGATTGCCAACCGATCAGCTTACTTTTTTCTCATGATCTTACCTCTATTGCTGCTGGTTCTATCTTATATAATGAAACGAAAAGAGAAGATGATATGA
- a CDS encoding Ger(x)C family spore germination protein — protein sequence MSTQGKMLVLLFLLMVMTGCWDQDSLKDARLANASAFDITSEGEIKQTLEIVDDFESQQGSSVNEVHSGNGRSVRQSTDRIRAKVTGDIRFFKYGMILYGNTLAQHDIYPYLDVLYREPDYPTSHVKIAIVDGDAGELLHQKKVGSILIGEFITKKIKSLEELCIFPEMTLETLLPPCWIRDRILRFLIYIRMERKLMLGESPCFMGKGSVEVFIPNRLPYTLL from the coding sequence ATGAGTACACAAGGAAAAATGCTTGTCCTCCTGTTCCTGCTCATGGTAATGACAGGATGCTGGGATCAGGATAGTTTAAAAGATGCCAGACTGGCAAATGCCTCGGCCTTTGATATCACCTCAGAAGGTGAGATTAAACAGACGCTTGAAATTGTCGATGATTTTGAGAGTCAGCAAGGGAGCAGCGTGAATGAAGTCCATTCAGGCAACGGAAGATCCGTACGTCAGAGCACGGATCGAATTCGAGCTAAAGTGACTGGTGATATTCGATTTTTCAAATATGGGATGATCTTATACGGGAACACACTCGCACAGCATGATATCTACCCATACCTGGACGTCTTATATCGGGAACCCGATTACCCGACCTCACATGTGAAAATTGCGATTGTAGATGGTGATGCCGGAGAATTGTTACATCAGAAAAAAGTGGGTAGCATATTGATTGGTGAGTTTATTACCAAAAAAATTAAGAGTTTGGAGGAATTATGTATTTTTCCCGAGATGACGTTAGAGACACTGCTTCCTCCATGCTGGATCCGGGACAGGATTTTACGCTTCCTTATCTATATAAGGATGGAGAGGAAATTGATGCTCGGGGAATCGCCCTGTTTCATGGGCAAAGGTTCAGTGGAAGTCTTCATACCGAACAGGCTCCCCTATACATTATTATGA